One Anthonomus grandis grandis chromosome 15, icAntGran1.3, whole genome shotgun sequence DNA segment encodes these proteins:
- the LOC126745273 gene encoding uncharacterized protein LOC126745273, producing the protein MLIFKSGAKSGDYHDDMNHQHFMKWVQTKLLPNLPEQSVLVIDNASYPNVTMEPNITSGSLKKNMIKWLYDRYIPCDEKLTKPELYKIISDNKFRYPPVYKLDALLEEHGHKVLRLPPYHPELNPIEKIWALVKNGVAAHNVTFKLADVETLTKKGFKSCQRKSG; encoded by the exons atgcttatttttaaatcag gagCTAAAAGCGGAGACTACCACGATGATATGAATCACCAACATTTTATGAAGTGGGTACAAACTAAACTTTTGCCCAATTTGCCAGAGCAGTCCGTTTTGGTTATAGATAATGCCTCCTACCCTAATGTTACTATGGAACCAAATATTACTTCGGGatcccttaaaaaaaatatgattaaatggCTATATGACAGATATATTCCATGTGATGAGAAATTGACAAAGCCAgaattatacaaaataattagtgaCAATAAATTCCGCTATCCTCCAGTTTACAAGTTAGATGCATTACTGGAGGAACATGGACATAAAGTTCTTCGTCTGCCGCCTTATCATCCGGAGTTAAACCcaattgaaaaaatatgggCCTTGGTCAAAAACGGGGTGGCAGCCCACAATGTGACATTTAAGTTGGCTGATGTAGAAACTCTAACAAAAAAAGGTTTCAAGAGTTGCCAAAGGAAGAGTGGGTGA